From Flexistipes sp.:
CAGCAGAATGGCTGTCACAACGATAATTGCCAGCTCCAATAGCGCTGCCGAATCGAGACTTTTAAAGATATTTCCTATCTGGTTTTCATTCGGCATGATATTCTCCATCGTCACTAGAATGAGTCGGTAAGATAGCCGTGAGCACTCAGCAACCTGCGGACCACAATGTAGGCCATTTCACGAACCTGCCAACAACCATTAGCACAATGCACTATGCCGAATTGCTGCATCTGCCCTAAAAGCCCTCGACAACGTATCGCAGAAAAAGGCAGGAGGTCACGCAGCAAAGACTCCGGCAGGCCGCCATGTAACATAATGGCGTGCAACAGGAGGCAATACTCCTCATCATTACCTATCGGTAACTCTGGTTCGGGGGGCATGGCGGTGACCCAGAGATGCTCACCGAATCGGTTTTCATCTGTGTGCATTTTCGTTTTTCCGTCAAACGGTTCTTCATATCCATCTTGTCTGTAGGTCAGACGCTCCCGCCAGTACGTTGTCGCAATTGCAACATTGCCACGACAATAGGCAGCTAGTTCCTCAAACTCTTTCTGTCGCTGTCCTTCTTCTGCGGATATGCCGGTAATTTCCTGGCCATGTTTTGCGCTATAATAGTGAATCTTCGTGTTCGACTGAGATTTCATCAGGCCGTAAATCAAACGCTGCAGTCGATCGGCGTCGAAGGCCTGCAGTGTTATGGCATCGGCCTGTGGCAATGGAAAAATACGTTGAACATAGGCCCAGGCCCAACTGTCACATCCGATCACGCCTTTACCCAGCTGTCCGCTCACAGCCAATCTCAGCAGTCGGCGTACCAGGCTCAGTCCGTTTGCGTGGCGAAGGTAGCAATGCTCCAGTTTTGGCAGAACCCAGAAAGTTCCGTATGAAGGCCAGCTATCAAACCAGCTTTTCTCGTTAAAAAGAATTTGCTCGATGGAAGGCGGCGTGATCTCTACTGCCTGATGCCTCACTCCCAGATGCGAGACGACTTCGGGGTGTTCTGAAAAAGGCTGCCCGATGAAAAACTTGACACTATTTTCAGAAAACTCGTCCGCCATCCAGTCCCGCAGTGCAGTGTCCAATGCGACTGCCACATCTTCCCATGGCAACGATGGTACCAGATGCGCCAATTGGACTCGTGGCAGGGAATAAAGGTCGTATTCTTTTTTGAACGAAACATCTAAGACATCTTTACGTCGAAATATCTGTTGAAAAAACTGCCAAGCTTTGGATACAGGTTTCTGCATGTGAACTGTCGGCACGGCGTAATCATTAGGTGGAACAAACTTCCAGATTGGGGTTCGTGGTGAATTCTCCTGCGCTTCATAGGTTTGTTCATTTATTTTTTGTCCCATATAATAGCAATTACTCCTAGTCAAAGCTATCAGTAACTATGCCTTTTATTAAAACAGGAGCCGACAAATGGCAAAAAGCTGGTCATTTAATAAAATTATAACATAAAATCATTTAAATATTAATTCAAAAATAATGTTAATTTTTTCAGTAAGTTTGCATTTTATACAATCAGGGTATATAATTTTCCCGACGGTTGTTTTAAAATAAGAAAAAACTGAATTTTATCAGGTGCATTATGTGCGGCGGGATGATGTTTTACAGGGGAAACAGAGAATTGATTAAAGTGTTTTATCCTCAGCCGTATCCTTATGTACCGTGTATAACAAAACAACATGAGCAGATTCAGTGTATCTGGGGCAGGCGAAACAAAGAGGAATTCGCGGAATCAGAAATCCCTGTCACCGGATGGTCGAGACTGGAAGCTATCAAAGCAGGCAAATGGCACAAATACAATCCCGAAAAAGTCTATATACTGGCCGATCAGTACATGGAAAAAGATAAAGACGGCCAATCACACTGGTTTGAACCGCCTCAGGGTAAGTTGCCGGTGGGCCTGATGCTGAACGCCGGAGAAAATGAAAAAGTGGTTTACGTTGTAACAATACCTTCGCCTGAAGAATTTTCGCATATTCACCACCGCTGGCCGCTGTTTGGCTGAAAAAGAAAACGAATTATTGTAAATTGCTTTGTCATTTGTTGCAACTGCTCTTAAGCAGATTTAAATTATTAATATTATAGATAAAGATTCCCCGGCTTCGCTCGATATGTCAATTTTTACAGTCGAGGTGACAGAAAACTGTTATTTGACAATGAATGTACCCCCTCTTAATCTCCCCCTAAAATAGTGGGAGAGACCGGCTCCCCTCCTAAGATAGTAGGGTTAGGGCTTGTCCTGTTGAATGCTTAAAGCAAATTGCTAAGCCATTTATTCAACTGGGGTTGGTATGAAAAAAAGTGTTTGGAGCTTGAAGTATTCAGTATTATCTGGCAAAAAATAAACAAGTAAGCCTATAGGTGTATTTTTATGTCTTTTGAAAAATTTTCAGCAGAAATCGGACAATTACTTTTAGATGAAAATAGTAGTAATCAAACACAGATCAGGATTAAGGGTTATCTGAACAACAAATCCGGCAAACTTACCGGCAACAACACAGTGGACTCTTTTTTTGTAAAGCTTCGGCAAAAAGCGGCATCAGACTATGCTATTATTAAAAAACATTATGATTTCAAAGTGAGTAAAAATGAAAAAATAAGACGAATTCAGGAAATATTTTTCCCTGAAAATCTGCTGGATTATGAAAAAACAATAGAAGCTATTCGCAAAAAAAGAAGAGTACATATCACGAAGAAATCTGAAAATCAGGTAAAAAATCCTTATAAAGAAATTCTGATAACAGCTAATGCCCTTTTAACCATGCCTGAAGACTCCAATAACCTTCCAGACGCTTTTGTGGGAAAGATTGATTTTAATGAAAAACAGAAATACTGGTACGACCACCCTGTGCCGGTAGATGCGCCGGACTCAGAGAATGAAATCATTTACGGTTTGACAAAATTAAACGAGTCACTTTCTGCTGCAACAGACGAAAAAGTCACAGTTGTTTTATCCGTGAGCTGCACCCATGATTCTCTGAATACGATTGCAAAGGATTATCTGAGAGAAATACTTAAAAATTACAAATTAGACCGGATAAAAGTATATGCCTTTACGGAAGAAGATGTGGGCAAAATGCTAAACCTCATTTTCCCCGGCGATAATGAAAAATACAACAATATAAAGGAAACTATCGGGGTTCAGGGCAAATACGGGAGACATTACAGCTTTTTAAAAGCAGTTGCCGCCTTCTGGAAATATTATGTGGATTCAAATATAAAGGCAACATTCAAAATAGATTTGGATCAGGTATTTGACCAAAAAACCCTTAAAAAATACACCGGAAAGTATGCCTTTGAAAATTTCAAAGATGATTTTTGGGGTGCATCCGGTACAGACAGTAATGGTGAAAAAGTCAGGCTTGGAATGATTGCCGGGTCATTGGTGAATGATTATGATATAGACAAATCTCTGTTTGTTCCCGATGTCAAAAAACCGGACAGTTCGCAAATGGCATACGATAAATTTATTTTTAACTCGCAGAAACCTCAGTATATATCGACAATTGCAGAAATGGGCACAAGATACAAAAATGGAGATAATCCGATAATAAGATACCATGTCACCGGAGGCACCAACGGCATACTGGTGGAAGATTTAATCAGCTATAAACCGTTTACACCTGGTTTTATTGGAAGAGCTGAAGATCAGGCTTTTATTCTCTCTGTTATAGATAAGAAAGTGGATGGGAAATACCTGAGATACTACCACAGCGATTCCCTGGTAATGAGGCACGATAAACACAGTCTGGTCAAAAGGACGATAGAAAAATCGGAAACATCAAAAATGGTCGGTGATTATGAGCGGATTTTACTGTTCAGCTATTATGTTGATAAAATATTAAACAAATATGATTATATAAAAGAGGAGTTGTTCCCTTTCACATCCTGCTTCATAAGCAAAACTCCTTATATAATTATATATTTCAGAGCATTACTGAAAGCTTACACTCTGGCAGAAGAAAATGAAACGAACGCTGGAGAGTTTTTGCTGAATTTATCTGATAGATTAAATAACGTAATTGATCATATAGACAACAGTTATTACTATAAACAGTATTTAAAAGAAAAGCAGGCATGGGAAGAATTTTACGATCATTTTGATGAATATAAAAGATTTCCGGAATCATTCATCTCAAGCTTATCAGTTACCGATTAAAAATTATATCCGGCCAAATATTCAAAAAATCTCTTAAATATTGCAAAGATATTATGCTATTATTAATAAATCAAGTTTCGCACTTCATTTTGTATAGCATTCGCTTTTAGCGAATATATAGAATGTTAAACATATTTACCAGTCTAAAAGACTGTTGGCACCCTCCCATTTTTTAGAGCTATGAAAATACGCAGATATTGTTAGTACATAGATAGAGATCCCTCGGCTTCGCTCGGGATGACATAAATTGTTGTCATTTCGAACAAAGTGAGAAATCTCTGCCATATAAAACGACATAACGAATAAATATACAACTGTGTTTAATATTGGGGTATCTTTATGAGCGAAAACCCCGATATTAAGATAAAGTATTGTCAAATAGCATAAGTACAAAAATTTTGGGAGGTTGCTAATAAAAGACTGGTGCTAGCCATAGGCATCCTTGCGAAACCCTGTGGAAACAGGGTTGTGGCAATCTCAAAACAAGAAAAATAGTGAGATTGCTTCGTCGTTTTCACTCCTCGCAAAGACGTGAAAACAGTGTAAGTGCGAAACTTGAATAATAAGTAATAATTTTCACAGGAAGGAATATGTTAGGTATAGATAATTATTATGTGATAGGTTGCAGCATATACTGTATTAATGAAGATTTGTCAGTTTACGGCATATGGGTTACCAACATTAATACCAGCTCAACAGAGCTGTTGTTCCTGCAGGACAATCTTTTTTATCTTTTTACCAGTCTTGAAAAAAACATATCAGATGACACCGCTTTACAATGTAAAAGCTGCAGCAATTTTGACTGCTCTGTTCAAATATCCGAGGACAGTCTGAAAATACTTACCAACACAATTTACGGTCTGGAAAAAAGCAACAGGAGAAGTGAAAGGTATCCTTTGAAAATGAGTGCTGATCTTGTTGAAATATCCGGATCTCATTTACCAGAAGATACCGAAATAACGATTAACGACTTAAGTCTTGGCGGGGTTCAGTGCGAAGCAGACAGAGACAGCATTTCTTTAAAAGCTAATGATAAAATGAAAATCGACCTTCGCAAATCACTCAAAAATTTTCCGGGACTGTCCATAATTTCAACAGATGAGACTCACACTGCCATAGAAGGAACCGTTATCTGGACAATGGGAAACAGATTTGGAGTGGAAATCAATCCTGAAAACAAGAATTACGGCACATTAAAAATAATCGTGGAGGAGATAATTAACAGAGTCCGCACATAAAACTCAGCAAAACTAGTTTATCAGAAAATTACTTCTATTTTAATAACTTTAAATAAATACCCCATCCT
This genomic window contains:
- a CDS encoding PilZ domain-containing protein, which produces MLGIDNYYVIGCSIYCINEDLSVYGIWVTNINTSSTELLFLQDNLFYLFTSLEKNISDDTALQCKSCSNFDCSVQISEDSLKILTNTIYGLEKSNRRSERYPLKMSADLVEISGSHLPEDTEITINDLSLGGVQCEADRDSISLKANDKMKIDLRKSLKNFPGLSIISTDETHTAIEGTVIWTMGNRFGVEINPENKNYGTLKIIVEEIINRVRT